A genomic stretch from Parus major isolate Abel chromosome 28, Parus_major1.1, whole genome shotgun sequence includes:
- the RAB11B gene encoding ras-related protein Rab-11B — translation MGTRDDEYDYLFKVVLIGDSGVGKSNLLSRFTRNEFNLESKSTIGVEFATRSIQVDGKTIKAQIWDTAGQERYRAITSAYYRGAVGALLVYDIAKHLTYENVERWLKELRDHADNNIVIMLVGNKSDLRHLRAVPTDEARAFAEKNNLSFIETSALDSTNVEEAFKNILTEIYRIVSQKQIADRSAHDESPGNNVVDISVPPTTDGQKSNKLQCCQNL, via the exons ATGGGCACTCGCGACGACGAGTACGACTATCTGTTCAAAG TTGTGTTGATTGGAGACTCTGGAGTTGGGAAAAGTAATCTTCTGTCACGTTTCACACGCAATGAGTTCAATCTGGAAAGTAAGAGCACCATTGGGGTGGAATTTGCCACCAGGAGCATCCAGGTGGATGGGAAGACGATAAAAGCCCAGATCTGGGATACTGCAGGCCAGGAGCGATACCGTGCCATTACCTCAGC ATATTACCGTGGTGCTGTTGGGGCTCTGCTCGTCTATGACATTGCCAAACACCTCACCTATGAAAATGTGGAGCGCTGGCTGAAGGAGCTGCGAGACCACGCCGACAACAACATCGTGATCATGCTGGTGGGCAACAAGAGCGACTTGCGCCACCTCCGGGCCGTGCCCACTGACGAGGCCAGGGCCTTCGCAG aaaaaaataacttatcTTTTATTGAAACCTCTGCTCTGGATTCAACAAATGTAGAAGAAGCCTTCAAGAACATCCTTACAG AAATCTACCGCATCGTGTCGCAGAAGCAGATTGCCGACAGGTCTGCGCACGATGAGTCTCCTGGCAACAACGTTGTTGACATCAGCGTCCCACCAACCACCGATGGACAGAAATCCAACAAACTCCAGTGCTGTCAGAACCTGTGA